GACCAGATTCCGTGTATCGTTCAGTGTCAGTTCAATACCATCTGTCAGTGGATCAATCCGTTTATCAATATGACGGACCAATTTGCCCATCTCTTTCAGTGACAGGTTCAGACTGTCCATTCCTTCTGTCAGTTTGGGGGAATTTACAGCCCGCTCGATTCCCTCGATCGCCAGGATCAGTTTGCTGACAAGCTCCTGAATGGGGAGCTGTTGGATCGTGCTGGAAATTTCCTCAAAGCTTGACGGAATGGTGGGCAGTTCCGGGTATTCCGTATCGATTCCAATCAGCCGCGCCGGTTTGTCCGGATGAAAATCCAGGTTGATCAGAAGCTGGCCGGTAACCACACTCTGAAGGCCAAGCTGCGCCCTGAGCCCCCTGTCAACCAGTATGCTGATCCTTTGGTGAACATCTGTTTCCATGAGCTTTTTGCTGAAATCCCGGATGCCGTGGGGGCTGGAGATTTTTTCCGGTTCGAATTCTACAAAAACCGGAATCCGGATATTCATTTCCCTGCCTTCCAATCGAAGCTCGATTCCGGTAACCGTGCCGATCTTGACGCCCTTGAAGACAACCGGCGCACCTTCGGAAAGTCCCTGTACTGAGCCATCGAAATACATGACAAAAGGGTATCGTTTGACCAGAAACCGGCCACTGCCGAAAAACAACACGGCGGTAACCGCCAGGACGATTGCTCCCAGGACAAAGCCGCCAATCAACGTCCTGTTGGGCTGTCTGCTCATAATGGCACCTCATTTTTCCCGCTTTTACCCCGTGTGAGAAATTGCTGAACGGCAGGGTTGTCTGATTCGGCAAGAAGGGTTTTCGGGTTTCCCGCGCCGATGATGGTTTTTGTTTCAGGATCAAGAAACACGGAATTGTTTCCGATGGCAAATATACTTGCCAGTTCGTGTGTGACCACCACGACGGTGGCACCGAGACTGTCCCTGAGTTCGAGGATCAGATCATCCAGCAGACGGGCGCTGACCGGATCGAGTCCGGCCGACGGTTCGTCAAAAAAAAGGATTTCAGGGTCCAGT
The sequence above is drawn from the Desulfobacterales bacterium genome and encodes:
- a CDS encoding MlaD family protein; translated protein: MSRQPNRTLIGGFVLGAIVLAVTAVLFFGSGRFLVKRYPFVMYFDGSVQGLSEGAPVVFKGVKIGTVTGIELRLEGREMNIRIPVFVEFEPEKISSPHGIRDFSKKLMETDVHQRISILVDRGLRAQLGLQSVVTGQLLINLDFHPDKPARLIGIDTEYPELPTIPSSFEEISSTIQQLPIQELVSKLILAIEGIERAVNSPKLTEGMDSLNLSLKEMGKLVRHIDKRIDPLTDGIELTLNDTRNLVRHLDDQITPLASGIGNTLSDTRNLILHLDGEIEPLASGLRLTFTEARASLIQARETLLLFQGVIAEDSPMGYQISRSLKDLSSAARSIQALTDYLEEHPEALLRGKSSPGGP